One segment of Streptomyces sp. NBC_01463 DNA contains the following:
- a CDS encoding ABC transporter ATP-binding protein encodes MTATSSTPAVQVRGLRRVFGERAVLDGLRLDIARGEFVALLGASGSGKTTLLRILGALDGADGGEVLVPEARTIVFQEPRLVPSKKVLANVTVALPRSRSAHGLRALAEVGLERHAEAWPATLSGGEAQRVALARALVREPELLLLDEPFAALDALTRLKMQDLVGELCRRHRPAVLLVTHDVDEAVRLADRVAVLRDGRLVTDETVEVARPRDPGDPAFAALRRRLLADLGVETPPAPSRPSPDRAEAGVI; translated from the coding sequence ATGACCGCTACTTCCTCCACGCCCGCTGTACAAGTACGCGGACTGCGAAGGGTGTTCGGCGAGCGTGCCGTCCTCGACGGTCTGCGGCTCGACATCGCCCGGGGCGAGTTCGTCGCCCTGCTCGGCGCCAGCGGCAGCGGGAAGACCACGCTGCTGCGCATCCTCGGAGCGCTCGACGGCGCCGACGGGGGAGAGGTGCTGGTCCCCGAGGCCCGCACCATCGTCTTCCAGGAGCCCCGGCTCGTCCCCTCGAAGAAGGTCCTCGCCAACGTCACGGTCGCGCTGCCCCGCAGCCGCTCGGCACACGGGCTGCGGGCCCTGGCCGAAGTCGGCCTGGAGCGGCACGCCGAGGCCTGGCCCGCCACCCTCTCGGGAGGCGAGGCCCAGCGCGTCGCACTCGCCAGGGCGCTGGTCCGGGAACCCGAACTCCTCCTGCTCGACGAGCCGTTCGCCGCACTCGACGCCCTGACCCGGCTGAAGATGCAGGACCTGGTCGGCGAGCTGTGCCGCCGCCACCGGCCCGCCGTCCTGCTGGTCACCCATGACGTCGACGAGGCCGTACGGCTGGCCGACCGGGTCGCCGTCCTGCGTGACGGCCGGCTCGTCACCGACGAGACCGTCGAGGTCGCACGGCCGCGCGATCCCGGTGACCCCGCCTTCGCCGCACTGCGCCGGCGCCTCCTCGCCGATCTCGGCGTCGAAACCCCTCCCGCACCCTCCCGTCCGTCCCCCGACCGAGCCGAAGCCGGAGTGATCTGA
- a CDS encoding ABC transporter permease → MSDTAAAPGRVRRGGPGTGDPTAPPAGLVRPRPQLRRARGRGYALTVRTIGPVALLALWWAASATGLLTPDVLASPAEVGRAVGELWGNGQLPDALTTSLTRSGLGLLIGLAAGLTLGITTGFTRLGDELLDSSLQTLRTIPFLSLVPLFMVWFGINETAKILLIAVATTFPMYVSTSSGVRNTDPKLVEAMRSFGMGRLALVREVVLPGALPSLLAGLRLSMTLSVIALIAAEEINATAGIGYLMSQAQSYARTDILAVCILVYGLLGLTADILVRLLERLLMPWRNHRGAAR, encoded by the coding sequence ATGAGCGACACCGCCGCGGCCCCCGGCAGGGTCCGCCGGGGCGGCCCCGGGACCGGTGACCCCACCGCCCCGCCCGCCGGGCTCGTCCGCCCCCGACCCCAGCTCCGCAGGGCCCGCGGCCGGGGCTACGCGCTGACCGTCCGCACGATCGGCCCGGTCGCCCTGCTCGCCCTGTGGTGGGCGGCCTCGGCCACCGGACTCCTCACCCCCGACGTCCTGGCATCGCCCGCCGAAGTGGGCCGCGCGGTAGGGGAGCTGTGGGGGAACGGGCAGCTGCCCGACGCCCTGACCACCTCCCTCACGCGCTCCGGTCTGGGCCTCCTGATCGGACTCGCCGCCGGACTCACCCTCGGCATCACCACCGGATTCACCCGCCTCGGGGACGAACTCCTCGACTCCTCGCTCCAGACCCTGCGCACCATCCCCTTCCTCTCCCTGGTGCCGCTGTTCATGGTCTGGTTCGGGATCAACGAGACGGCGAAGATCCTCCTCATCGCCGTCGCCACCACCTTCCCGATGTACGTGTCCACATCGAGCGGCGTACGCAACACCGACCCGAAACTCGTCGAGGCCATGCGGAGCTTCGGCATGGGGCGACTCGCCCTCGTACGCGAAGTGGTCCTGCCCGGCGCGCTGCCGTCCCTGCTCGCCGGACTGCGCCTGTCGATGACACTCAGCGTCATCGCCCTGATCGCCGCCGAGGAGATCAACGCCACCGCCGGCATCGGCTATCTGATGTCCCAGGCCCAGAGCTACGCCCGCACCGACATCCTCGCCGTCTGCATCCTCGTCTACGGGCTCCTCGGACTGACCGCCGACATCCTCGTGCGGCTCCTGGAGCGTCTGCTGATGCCGTGGCGCAACCACCGCGGAGCCGCCCGATGA
- a CDS encoding NrtA/SsuA/CpmA family ABC transporter substrate-binding protein, producing MNLPRPLRTTAVPALLTVTALVALTACGTSEADSGAAGSGGKGTVTVRIPDPGNSGVLALGKKDGSLDKALSKAGAKVAWTGSAGPFAPAAQAMNADQLDIATGSITSGITSLAQRPGFKFFTAVDPDAAGEGILVRNGSGIGSVADLVGKKVAVNQGGTGEYLLLKALAKAGIPADKVTRVYLRPDQTAAVFNAGKVDAWAVWATYAVAEIGSGKAHFVADGAAIGSDNYSLNAVRTKFAEQHPKVVKALYQYLHEASAKEKQNPAAYLNVFTDVGPTAVTGKAKEVQTEFTAKGGTVDPVGPEDIERFKAVAAFYAEQKVTKDRVDVTAHLLDVGKLT from the coding sequence ATGAACCTCCCCCGACCACTGCGTACGACAGCCGTTCCGGCGCTCCTCACGGTCACCGCGCTCGTCGCCCTCACCGCCTGCGGCACGTCCGAGGCCGACAGCGGCGCAGCGGGCTCCGGCGGCAAGGGCACCGTGACCGTCCGCATCCCCGACCCCGGCAACTCCGGGGTGCTCGCCCTCGGCAAGAAGGACGGCAGCCTCGACAAGGCCCTGTCCAAGGCCGGGGCCAAGGTGGCGTGGACCGGCAGCGCCGGACCGTTCGCCCCGGCCGCCCAGGCGATGAACGCGGACCAGCTGGACATCGCCACGGGCTCCATCACCTCCGGCATCACCTCGCTCGCCCAGCGCCCCGGCTTCAAGTTCTTCACCGCGGTCGATCCGGACGCCGCGGGCGAGGGCATCCTCGTCAGGAACGGCTCGGGGATCGGCTCGGTGGCCGATCTGGTCGGGAAGAAGGTCGCCGTCAACCAGGGCGGCACCGGTGAGTACCTGCTGCTCAAGGCCCTCGCCAAGGCCGGCATCCCGGCCGACAAGGTCACCCGGGTCTATCTGCGACCCGACCAGACAGCGGCGGTCTTCAACGCCGGCAAGGTCGACGCCTGGGCCGTCTGGGCGACGTACGCCGTCGCCGAGATCGGCAGCGGCAAGGCGCACTTCGTCGCCGACGGCGCCGCGATCGGCTCCGACAACTACAGTCTCAACGCTGTCCGGACGAAGTTCGCCGAGCAGCACCCGAAGGTCGTGAAGGCCCTCTACCAGTACCTCCACGAGGCCAGCGCCAAGGAGAAGCAGAACCCGGCCGCGTACCTCAACGTGTTCACGGACGTCGGCCCGACCGCTGTGACCGGAAAGGCCAAGGAGGTCCAGACGGAGTTCACCGCCAAGGGCGGCACCGTGGACCCCGTGGGTCCCGAGGACATCGAACGCTTCAAGGCGGTCGCCGCGTTCTACGCCGAGCAGAAGGTCACCAAGGACCGGGTCGACGTCACCGCCCACCTGCTCGACGTCGGGAAACTGACATGA
- a CDS encoding ABC transporter substrate-binding protein produces the protein MTPAVLPRTLWFTRCPVPTATGIAADRQWLTDEFAADGISVRSLQEAAPDADRAAHYTHALPGLFREGGNVPALWARSRGEHTRLIGLTWIEERQTVLVAPGSGIRGAEALRGLRLAVPKHDIAIDFWRAMALRGFEGALASAGLALDDASLVDVPADGHEGQWAAELAALRRGDVDAVYVKGALAVEAARRAGAEVAVELDDLPDRRFRVNNGTPRPITVHQQLLDDRPDLVDRFLGVLLRAADWAAGQPGEVARILGAETGAGADGVAGAYRPGTHLTLHPDLSADRLALLAAQEAGLRAHGFLPEPVDVAAWADPEPLRRAAALARRTSAPPSPEEPAS, from the coding sequence ATGACACCTGCCGTCCTGCCCCGGACCCTCTGGTTCACCCGCTGTCCCGTCCCCACCGCCACCGGCATCGCCGCCGACCGGCAGTGGCTCACCGACGAGTTCGCCGCCGACGGCATCTCCGTGCGCTCCCTCCAGGAGGCCGCCCCGGACGCCGACCGCGCCGCGCACTACACCCACGCCCTGCCCGGCCTCTTCCGCGAGGGCGGCAACGTCCCCGCCCTGTGGGCCCGTTCACGGGGCGAGCACACCCGGCTGATCGGACTCACCTGGATCGAGGAGCGGCAGACCGTCCTGGTGGCACCCGGATCCGGCATCCGGGGCGCCGAAGCGCTGCGCGGGCTGCGGCTCGCCGTGCCGAAGCACGACATCGCCATCGACTTCTGGCGCGCCATGGCGCTGCGCGGCTTCGAGGGGGCGCTCGCCTCCGCCGGACTCGCCCTGGACGACGCCTCGCTCGTCGACGTGCCCGCCGACGGGCACGAGGGCCAGTGGGCGGCCGAACTGGCCGCGCTGCGCCGCGGCGACGTCGACGCCGTGTACGTCAAGGGCGCGCTGGCCGTCGAGGCGGCGCGCCGGGCCGGAGCCGAGGTGGCCGTCGAACTCGACGACCTGCCCGACCGGCGGTTCCGCGTCAACAACGGCACCCCGCGCCCCATCACCGTCCACCAGCAGCTCCTCGACGACCGCCCCGACCTCGTCGACCGCTTCCTCGGCGTGCTGCTGCGGGCGGCCGACTGGGCCGCAGGACAGCCCGGCGAGGTCGCCCGCATCCTCGGCGCCGAGACCGGGGCGGGCGCCGACGGAGTCGCCGGCGCCTACCGGCCCGGCACCCATCTGACCCTCCACCCCGACCTGTCCGCCGACCGTCTCGCCCTGCTCGCGGCACAGGAGGCCGGGCTGCGCGCCCACGGCTTCCTGCCCGAGCCCGTCGACGTCGCGGCCTGGGCCGACCCCGAGCCGCTGCGCCGCGCAGCCGCACTGGCCCGCCGAACCTCCGCCCCTCCGAGTCCAGAGGAACCCGCATCATGA
- a CDS encoding IclR family transcriptional regulator gives MTEAAAVRAPGGAQAVQRALDVLHCFHDNGPDLSASDLARRLTLSVSTAHRLARTLLGAGFLEQDARTSRYRLGPAVTELGRLSYHQRGLHLAAPELADLAERTGATADLALRSGPHAVIVAGGSVTPKVGLRRPLHSTALGKVLLAWARPGEGGPFSLPPLPAFTDRTIIEPAALEAELARVRSEAYAVNDGESAHGVRTLAVPVLDGAGHARFALAVRATPAVITQARTEWFLTQARSCARALEVLLLSPAERRPPAP, from the coding sequence ATGACCGAGGCCGCCGCAGTACGCGCTCCCGGCGGAGCGCAGGCGGTACAGCGTGCGCTGGACGTCCTGCACTGTTTCCACGACAACGGCCCCGACCTCAGCGCATCCGATCTCGCCCGGCGCCTGACACTCTCGGTCTCCACGGCCCACCGGCTGGCCCGCACCCTGCTGGGCGCCGGATTCCTGGAGCAGGACGCGCGGACGTCCCGCTACCGGCTCGGGCCCGCCGTGACCGAGCTCGGCCGCCTCTCCTACCATCAGCGCGGTCTGCATCTGGCCGCCCCCGAGCTGGCCGATCTCGCCGAACGCACGGGCGCCACCGCCGACCTGGCGCTGCGCAGCGGGCCGCACGCGGTGATCGTCGCGGGCGGTTCGGTGACGCCCAAGGTGGGGCTGCGCCGGCCGCTGCACTCGACCGCGCTGGGCAAGGTGCTGCTGGCCTGGGCGAGGCCCGGTGAGGGCGGGCCCTTCTCGCTGCCGCCGCTGCCCGCCTTCACGGACCGCACGATCATCGAACCGGCCGCCCTGGAGGCGGAGCTGGCCCGGGTGCGGTCGGAGGCGTACGCCGTCAACGACGGCGAGTCGGCCCACGGGGTTCGGACCCTGGCGGTGCCGGTGCTGGACGGTGCCGGACACGCCCGTTTCGCCCTGGCGGTACGGGCCACCCCGGCCGTGATCACCCAGGCGCGCACCGAGTGGTTCCTGACGCAGGCCCGTTCCTGCGCGCGCGCCCTGGAGGTGCTGCTGCTGTCCCCGGCCGAGCGGCGTCCGCCCGCGCCCTGA